From Girardinichthys multiradiatus isolate DD_20200921_A chromosome 3, DD_fGirMul_XY1, whole genome shotgun sequence, the proteins below share one genomic window:
- the LOC124865973 gene encoding uncharacterized protein LOC124865973 isoform X1, with amino-acid sequence MEQREGFSGFYPPLILLCITCATFEVAGWAMIWRGLWAMLMRVCSAVCVETCWSAPSRRHVNMPTAVPASAAGCSITTPVLKTGSHWMYMRNDLNRLQIRCVNAGQGCEVVCSLESLHTHEDDCEFAFITCSNTGNKSISWLRPGMLGVLYFDL; translated from the exons ATGGAGCAAAGAGAGG gtttttcagGTTTCTATCCCCCGCTGATTTTGTTGTGCATAACCTGCGCAACCTTTGAAGTCGCAGGATGGGCTATGATCTGGAGAGGTTTGTGGGCTATGTTAATGAGGGTCTGCTCTGCTGTGTGTGTCGAGACGTGCTGGAGCGCCCCCTCCAGGCGCCATGTGAACATGCCTACTGCAGTGCCTGCATCAGCAGCTGGCTGCTCCATCACCACTCCTGTCCTGAAGACAGGCAGTCACTGGAT GTACATGCGTAATGACCTGAACCGCCTGCAGATCCGCTGTGTGAACGCAGGGCAGGGATGCGAGGTGGTCTGCTCCCTGGAGAGCCTCCACACACACGAGGATGACTGCGAGTTTGCCTTCATTACCTGCTCTAACACAGGTAACAAATCCATATCCTGGCTGAGGCCAGGCATGTTAGGTGTTTTGTATTTTGACTTATGA
- the LOC124865973 gene encoding E3 ubiquitin-protein ligase NRDP1-like isoform X2: MGYDLERFVGYVNEGLLCCVCRDVLERPLQAPCEHAYCSACISSWLLHHHSCPEDRQSLDVSSLRPLYRYMRNDLNRLQIRCVNAGQGCEVVCSLESLHTHEDDCEFAFITCSNTGNKSISWLRPGMLGVLYFDL; the protein is encoded by the exons ATGGGCTATGATCTGGAGAGGTTTGTGGGCTATGTTAATGAGGGTCTGCTCTGCTGTGTGTGTCGAGACGTGCTGGAGCGCCCCCTCCAGGCGCCATGTGAACATGCCTACTGCAGTGCCTGCATCAGCAGCTGGCTGCTCCATCACCACTCCTGTCCTGAAGACAGGCAGTCACTGGATGTGAGCAGTCTCAGACCACTGTACAG GTACATGCGTAATGACCTGAACCGCCTGCAGATCCGCTGTGTGAACGCAGGGCAGGGATGCGAGGTGGTCTGCTCCCTGGAGAGCCTCCACACACACGAGGATGACTGCGAGTTTGCCTTCATTACCTGCTCTAACACAGGTAACAAATCCATATCCTGGCTGAGGCCAGGCATGTTAGGTGTTTTGTATTTTGACTTATGA
- the LOC124865972 gene encoding fibrinogen silencer-binding protein, whose protein sequence is MASNSVFMSSMVGKARSSNFTLSEKLDLLKLVRPHIRILEEHTNKHAVIVDKNKCWDTVAEQYNALGGDRPHRTAQGLRTLYKRLKESAKQEVMQRRHAQPEYRGSISEPTRRIMEMIPHLFHHVPIHEKDQALRRLIYNKHNSPIEHPGSSSSLAGLQDYSAAVPSIIHEVVQLDPDEDVKPPPDLPVVTSRAGPVLDGFQEQDGEQDLASAHNYEGSLSPTSSSVNIALSASPLPLSHDVYQNDIYPRHETDRFRPLHLAKEEHELVLANHRKVALYLEEKREGLKRKQELEEELLRARIKVEKLKAARLRHGLPVPL, encoded by the exons ATGGCCTCCAACTCTGTGTTCATGTCCAGCATGGTGGGTAAAGCTCGCTCTTCTAACTTCACCCTCTCCGAGAAGCTGGACCTCTTGAAGCTGGTCCGCCCTCACATCCGCATCTTGGAGGAGCACACCAACAAGCACGCCGTCATCGTGGACAAGAACAAGTGCTGGGACACTGTGGCCGAACAGTACAACGCTCTTGGAGGGGACAGACCCCACCGCACCGCCCAGGGCCTCAGGACCCTCTACAAGAGGCTGAAGGAGTCAGCTAAGCAGGAAGTGATGCAACGGAGACACGCCCAGCCAGAGTACAGAGGGAGCATCTCTGAGCCGACCAGGAGGATTATGGAGATGATACCTCACTTGTTTCACCATGTGCCCATCCACGAAAAGGACCAAGCACTGCGCAG GTTAATATACAACAAGCACAATTCCCCCATAGAGCATCCTGGCAGCAGCTCCTCTCTGGCTGGACTCCAGGATTATTCGGCAGCTGTACCAAGTATTATTCACGAGGTGGTCCAGCTAGACCCTGACGAGGATGTAAAACCACCGCCAGACCTCCCTGTCGTCACCTCGCGCGCAGGTCCAGTGCTGGATGGATTTCAGGAGCAAGACGGAGAGCAGGACTTGGCCAGTGCCCATAATTACGAGGGATCCTTGTCTCCCACTTCCTCCTCCGTTAACATCGCCCTCTCTGCCTCGCCGCTGCCTTTAAGCCATGACGTCTACCAAAATGACATCTACCCCCGCCACGAGACGGATAGGTTTCGTCCTCTGCACCTGGCCAAGGAGGAGCATGAGCTGGTGTTGGCCAATCACAGGAAGGTCGCGCTGTAcctggaggagaagagagaggGTCTGAAGAGGAAGCAGGAACTGGAGGAGGAGCTTTTGAGAGCCAGaattaaagtggagaaactaaaGGCTGCCCGACTGAGACATGGGCTACCAGTTCCTCTATAA